GTCGTTCGAGATCCCCTTCTCCGACAGGAGCTTCTCGAAGCCCTCCTTGGAGACGAAGTCGCGGCGCACCCCGTCCTGCAGGTCGTTCCGCCAGTCGAACTTCACCGCGCCCCGGATGTGGCCGGCGTCGTAGGCGGTGGTGTCCTCGTCGACCTCGGCGAACACGACGCCGGGGGTGTCCAGGTTCTCCTCGGCCCACTGGGTGGTGACCAGGACGTCTTCACGGCTCATGAGAACAGAACTCTCTTTCTGGGTTGAACTTTCAGGACGCGCGGGCGGGGGTGAAGCGCTTGAGGAGCAAGAACATTTCGCAGCCGAGGCAGAAGTCGAAGGCCGCGTTGAGGAAGGCCGCGAAAAGCGCGAAGGCCGTCGCGACGATGCCGAGCGGGGTGACGTCGAGCGCGAAGCCGATCGTGCCGACGAGGGCGAACACGAACCCGACGGCCTGGGCGAACCGCAGCGGCGCCGCGTCCTCCCGCTCGTCGGTCGGCCCGAGGCGCGGGGCCACGAGCGTGCGGTACACGATCGAGTAAGGCGCCGGCTTCAGCCCGACGAACGCCCCGATGGCGAACACGACGGTCTGGATCGCCAGCAACGGCCACCACTGGGTGACCAGGACGACCGCGAGCACGATCGTGGTCAGGATGGCGGCGAACCGCGGGCCCCGCGGGTCGACGGCCGGTCCGGCGGACATGGTTCCTCCAGCTGGAGCAGAAGGGGGTGCGTGCGAACGGCACGCGTCAGCGGCATCAGGGCTGGGTGGGACCGGACGTGCTTCAGTGCCGGTCGGCGTGAGCGCGACACAGGCTGCTGCGGACGCGGCAGAGGTCGACTGCGCGTCGCTGCGTCAAGAAGGTGGTCAGCCCGGTCACGGGTGCGAGGGTACCCAGAGCTCCCTCAGAGTGGGAACCACGTTCATACCCTGGGACGCTTCCCGCCATCTGAGACGCCCCGCTCTCTGGACGCATCTTTCTCGGGGAAAGTGCGGGGTTCGTGTGCGAGTGCGAACGGGAGGGTGGGGTGGTCAGGGGGTTGGGGTGGTGAGGTGTGGCCGCAGCGCGTCCAGCAGTTCGGGGCCCTTGGGGACGCCGCCGACGCGCAGCAGCTCCCGGCCGTCCGGGGTCAGCGCGATCGT
This genomic window from Amycolatopsis mongoliensis contains:
- a CDS encoding DUF4395 domain-containing protein; amino-acid sequence: MSAGPAVDPRGPRFAAILTTIVLAVVLVTQWWPLLAIQTVVFAIGAFVGLKPAPYSIVYRTLVAPRLGPTDEREDAAPLRFAQAVGFVFALVGTIGFALDVTPLGIVATAFALFAAFLNAAFDFCLGCEMFLLLKRFTPARAS